The Phoenix dactylifera cultivar Barhee BC4 unplaced genomic scaffold, palm_55x_up_171113_PBpolish2nd_filt_p 000959F, whole genome shotgun sequence DNA segment tcttgtgccaacttttgtttttctatttttagtatgtttaagtcttttgtgagattatctcttatagtttgtttatcgtttttaagttctaaaatttttttggttagtttttcgttatctttaattaaggtattagttttttgaattaacatttgcttgcttgttttaagttctaaattttctttaatgataaaatccttatccttaactaatttatcgtatttatggaagtgagattgattggttagttttagctctttattcttaagatttattgtcttatattcatccattaattcattaaatacatcatacaattcatcaaaggtaaaatctaaatgtgtttcagatattacctcattttcgtttgccataaaacagaagttggcctttcctcttgttcctcatccgatgatgatgatgatgaatcggaatcCGATAAAGTGGAGACgagaactttctttttcttatatttgctggccttcttgagcaaaggacagtcaGCTGTGAAATattccggcttcttgcattcatagcatccgattccttcattttttcttttcttacctttatccttgtagtagaacttgagggacctctcctctgatgaaaggacttctttcggttgatgaattttctgaacttttcgcacgagaagagcctcatcatcatctttctcatgatcttcttcttcactgctgctactgcaagataaatccttgttagaagaagtagatttgagagctattacctttttcttatgagaggattcttcttcgctgtgttgtttcattgtgagctcgtgcgtcattagggatccaagaagctcttcaagtggaagcttgttcaagtccttggcttcttgaattgccgttaccttggcctcccatgatcttggcaaacatcgaagaatcttcctgacaaggtcactgttagtataatttttgccaaggctttttaggccattgacaatatcagtaaatctagtaaacatgcaagtgatagtttcattagattccatcttaaatagttcatatttatgaactagtatgtttattttagattcttttacttgattcgtgccttcgtgggtcacttcaagcctatcccatatttcttttGCAAAATTACAAgttgagactctattgaattcattacggtctaaggcacaataaagcacattcattgctttggcgtttagttgtgccttcctaatatcattgtcatcccaatctttttcaagtttgggtatagtaacaccctctacaaaaatagatggggtgtatggtccattaactatagtgctccaaatctcatagtcttgagcttggataaatatcctcatcctagccttccaataggagtagtcggttccattaaagaatggaggtctatgggtggattgcccctcaatatgagaagatccaaatggtgttgtcattttgattttttactcttttgatagaagagttcaggctctgataccacttgttgcccaaaaagacaacccaagagggggggtgaattgggttttaagtaattattgcaattaaaaaaactttgtgagtaactaattaaaacttatttcaagtggattaattagttactatatgcagtgaatgaagggaatggaagagacaatgaaacaatcacaaacacaagagcttttataatggttcggagctaacccttgctcctacgtccactccccaagcttcacttgggagttcactataatccctcagattacagccggttgttttacaagctcacaacccaacttgttgttttacgagatcacaacgaactcggtcggttttcacaggctcaccgactagaaccatccgattgttttttccgggatcacaatcgaacccttacacgttggttttaccctaggctaaccaaccaaccttaacacccttgattcaatcccctgattgaatcaagtaagaaaaaacaatttgaaacaagtaaaaagatagcttcttgaaaagcgtatttaaacaatataaataaagaagagttagaagccctcaaacagatttttggaggtggagaaaggggcttctcaaactcttcaactcctcttgaatgtgctgaagatttgctgtcagaaggagAGCTTTGAATGCGACGGAGAAcattggttggatggagttgaatgcgctttttccttctttctcttgtatttactcttaagagcctttggtaggtggaaatccctttttgtttgaatggaatagctttcttaatgtctattactgttcaatctggctatttaagcaatccccattgaaaactagccgttagactcacttttagggccgttctgcacaatttgcaactcctgacacagtgtccgttgggattgaagtcgactcgctcgatctggagtcgactcggctgttgctggagtcgactcatgctttactggagacgactcgcccactgttcaggatttgaattaaagtgccgtcccattctggagtcgattcggccaaacttggagtcgactcgccaatattcggagacgactctgccttctggagacgactcgttttcagggatccaaagatctttctttcgggtttactttctcgagttgactcggattctcttggagtcgactcggctctcagagcctgaaaactggtcttctgtctttggagttgaactgcctcggagtcgactcggactttgcgggagtcgactcggctttcagagaccgaagttggctctctgacttttagtcttgcattcctctgagagtcgactcttgctttctttggagtcgactcgccaaccgttggagtcgactcgagttcttctggagtcgactcggttctcagagtccaaaaacaacttctctgtctttctgtttgttactccttggagtcgactcgggactatcgggggtcgactcggcaagcatcggagtcgactcgaattcttcaggagtcgactcggtgacagggtctgagattcatccttCTGTCCtgttgtcagttctcagtcggagtcgactcgtggtgtgccggagtcgactcgagtctgtgccagaacgtctgaaacacttggagtcgactcgaaatcttccggagtcgactcgcgttccagactttggttcaaactgagttccatacttagctaaaatgtattgaaccaaggctagagataattaaacataaattcacaaatatttggctgaaacactagattgaattcattagtataacataagatatactcaaatgctttgagctcatcaaaatcaaatagggttataatcaatcactccacatataCGAACTTGTACAAGGCTACGGCGAAGATTCTTGCCATCAGGTTGAGGGATATTTTTTCGAGGTTAATCAGTCCGGAGCAGGGTGCTTTTTTGGGAGGCCGGAGTATTTCAGATAATGTGCTGATTGCCCAGGAGTTTATGTTTGACTTGCACAGGGCACCGAtgaggaggagcttgatggggatcaagctCGACATGGGGAGGGCATACGACAGGGTGGAGTTGGGATTTTTTGATGTGGTCTATGCAGGGGTTTGGCTTTCATGAGACATGGATCAGCTGGGTTATGGGCTGTGTGAGGACTCCTTCATTCGCCATCCTGGTGAATGGCTCGCCATCCCGATTTTTTGAGTCCGCTGGAGGGCTACACCAGGGATGCCACCTTTCTCCACTGTTGTTCATTATGTGTACGGACGCACTATCCAGAGCCCTCAGACAGGCGATGGCCACTCAGGAGTTGGAGGCTTATAGCCCTATAGTGGGGGATCCTTCGCTCTCTCACCTACTTTTTGCTGATGATTGCTTATTACTTGCCCAAGCTTCGAGGCAGGCCGCAGGGGTCCTCCATAGGATTCTTTGACACTATTATCAAGTGTCGGGGCAGCAAATCAATTTGGTGAAGTCTTCTGTATGTTTCAGCCCGAAGATCAGGCACGCAATGAAGAATTCTATCTTGGAGACTCTGGGGGTGGATGAGCAGGAGGGCATGTTGAGGTACCTGAGGGTCCCGATCAGTGGCAGCGGCTGCGCGGCGGAGACTGCTCCTCACTCGAGCTTAGCATCAGGCACAGATTGGAGGGATGGCAGATGCATACTCTCTCTATGATGGGGAGGATTACCCTGGTTCAGTCAGTTCTTTCTTTGATTCCCATCTATTTATTATCCAATTCCTTCATTCCTGTATCTTTTGTGAGGACCCTTGAGCAGCTCTTTAGAAACTCTGTTTGGGGGAGGAGCATGGGTAGAGGTGGTATCCACTTGCTGGCATGGGAGGCGGTGTGCCAGCCGATTAGGTATAGAGGCTTGGGGCTGTTGTCTTTGGTGACGAGACGAGAGGCTCTAGCGGCACGACATGCGGCGAGATTTATGCTAGAGCCGAATAGTATGTGGTCCTCGTTGATGAGGGCCAAATACAGTGCGTTGCTACCTGGAGTGTGAGGGGGCTGGCTCCACTCTCCGATTTGGAGAAGATGTATGCTAAAGCAGCGTTGGTGCTTCTGGAGATCAGATGGGCTATTGGGGACGGGCGGTCCATAGATGTTTTAGAGGATAGCTGGATGACTGAGTAGCCGATCAGCCGACTTCCGACCATGGTAGACTCGACAAGGATTGCTGGATATAGGGTCAGCAACCTGATGGACCCAGATGGGGGCCAGTGGAGGGAGGGATTGATCCAGAAGGTGTTTGGAGAGCAGTTGGCAGAGGTGATTGTGGGTCTTCCAGTTCCTATTTGGGAGGTGCCTGACAAGTTAGTATGGCTGCCGACGGGTCGGTCGCAGGTACGAGCCAGGAATCTTCACACTTTGATTAGTAGGGCACCAGATTGGCAGATCGAGGGAGGATAGATATGGAGGATGCAGGTTCACCCGCGGGTGGCACTTTTTGTCTGGAAGGTAGCATGGAGCTATCTACCAATCAGGAGTCTGCTAGCGAGCCGGGGCATGCGGATTTCTTAGTGCTGTGATTTGTGTACAGATACAGAGGAGACCATTAATCATGTTCTATTACAGTGCCCCAGGGCTAGAGAGATATGGAGTAGGTCTCCTGTTCCACTTCCTTTTTCGGTAGAGTCGGCACAGGACCTTCTTCATGTGCTAAGAGCATCAGTGCGGAGCCCCAATTTTGTTGAGGCAGGCATTCTATTCACACACTTGGCTTACTATGTCTGGTTGGATAGAAATGCTAGACCCTTTGAAGGGAGGAGGTGGTCttcgaggatggtggtggatcgAGCTGTGCTACAGGCAGGGGAGGTCACCGGTGCTACCGCTTTGTTCTCTTCTGAGATGGCCAGGAACATCTGGGGTACTCTCTCCACTGCTACAGCGCCCAGGTTCGCCCTTGTTTTAtgggtgcccccaccccttggtcatctcaaggtgaactttgacggTAGTTGGTCGATGGACGGTGGTTCTGGAGGTGTGGATTTTGTGATCAGAAACTCCCTGGGCAAGTTGATAGCCGCTGGGGGCCATCGCATGCTAGGGCTCACCGTTGTTGGGGCAGAACTGCGGGCTGCTTGAGAGGGCTTATCCTACGCGAGGAGGATCCTCGACGCCGTGCAGGTGCATCTCGAGGGGGACTCTTCTGCAGTGATCGATTAGATCCAGGGTGCGAATAAGTACGGTGATGGTCACCCGCTCATCCTAGAGATCCGGAGATTTGTTCCGGAGATGGATGATTTTCAGGCAGCACATGTGTACCAAAAGGCGAACAGAGTAGCTGACTGGATCACCTCCTACGTCATCCGGCACTCTGGAGAGTTTCTTTGGATATCTGTAGCTGACATTCCCACTTTTTTGTACTTTTTACTGTCTTTAGATttggctggatgtactcaagctagagctatatgaattgccgttttcacagcaaaaaaaaaaaaaaaaaaaaagaagcagcagcagcagcatccTATTCTCCCTGTATCCCATGCTGTCCTACGTCAAGGATAATGGTTGAGTTCTTGAGGATCATAAAAATATGCATCACCTGCAAAAACGGTCAATCATCCACAAACAGCATATGATTTTTTATGTACAGTTTAGGATCTGGTAGCAATGACATTAAAGAAGAGCATATGATTTTTTACGACGCTTTGCTTTCTTTCCATCCTGTGTAACATCTTAACATGATTGAACCAGCAATAGAGATGAATCACATTCAGAAGTAATTGTTATAGCTTACAGTTTTCCTTCTcttgaggggggggggggggggggggggggggggggtgcgtaACGCAGTCCACAGTCCAGTGCAAACTGCTAGAAGAGCCTTAGCAAAAAAGTTCCTATTTTCTCTGCAAAGCTTCATACGTATATCCACCAGAAAGGGTTGCTATCTTAAACCTTCAAAGATCTGTTTGGATATTTCTAAAGGATCCATGGGATTAGAAACAGTATATCAACTGTTAGAGGATAGCAGACCCAGCCCAGCCCACATAACTAAATCTCCCCAGCCCATCACtgcagagagaaaaaaagaacctACAAAATCTTTTGTTTCCTCCCACGAGATTCCAGCTAGTGATGTGTTTGGGTTGATACGGGCCATACCCAAATGGGCTGCCCAATCATGCTGGATTACCCAAACAGGCTCTCAAAGAAAAACAACCTAAATGCAGGAATCCACATATATTGGCCAGCGAATAAATAGTTCCTTGGACTGAAATTTGACTACTCAAACATGATGATGGTATAAACAGCAGATAACACGATAGGGCTTCATCAAGAACCACACATCATCTGTCGGTTTATCTTCCATCATCAGAATGCTGTAAGCCTCAGAGTTGAAGCACTTGACAGTGAACAATGTGGCTCTTCAACCCACTACGACCTGCAATGCTTGACCATAAATTTGCCACAAAAGTCTTTAAATGGCCTTTCCCAGCAACAGTCTCCCACAAATGAGCACTGATAGTCTCTATGTTCTTTCCTGGATTTGATACGTCGATGACAGTGATGCTCATGTTGTTGTGGATGATGCAGAGCTTACCATTGAGAGATACAAAAGCTGCAGCCTCAAAGGCACGAGAGTTGCCTAGATGATGTTTGCTATCCATGAACTTGTTCCACGAATCTGTAGCCCCATCATAGACTCTAAGCTTGCATCCATCCCTGCAATCCGAGGCATAAAGCCTCCCATTGAATGAAATGCTTGGGTTTCGCCATCCTGTAACCATTCCATCATTAACCGGGGACCACGTATTTGTTGTGGGTACATATACTTCACTTACAACCTGACGGTGAGAATCAAGCCCTTTCAGGAACCAATTTCCATCAAAAACAACCCCAATAAGTGGTACCATTCCAGTGTTCATTTCACCAATGAAGGTCCATCTGTTCTTGTTAGGATCATATACCTCAGCTGAACGCAAGTTTCTGTGGATCCCTTCACATTCTCCGCCAGCAACATAGAGGCAATTATTTATGACACACGAACCAAAAAAATGGCGTTTTCGTAGCATATCTGGAGCTCGATTCCATTTGTTTGTTCGGGCATTATAGAAGACAACACGCCTCATAGAGCCCCTCAGTTGATCTTTACCTCCAAATAAGTAAAGGTAGCAGCCGCTTAGAACAGCACAACCAAAGCCAAGTGCTTCAGAATACTCTGCAGGAACAGGGGGAAGTGGCTTCCAGAGCTGATAGATGGGATCAAAAGCATGCCAAGATATTTTCCCATCACGGTCTCTCTTAATCACATAAACCCATTCCTCTACCATCCCAAGCTTTTTCCTAAGGGAGTAAAAGTAGTTTCCAGACAAAAGGCGGTTCCATCTTTTACAAACTAATCGAAGGTTTGGGTGCTCAGCTCGAGGAACACGGATCAGACAAGCAATAGCAAGATCATCAGGAAGACCAGGCAAGAGTGGTGCCTGGTTTCTGCAACGTTCCCTGCGTGAATTCCTCATCCTGGGCCCATTAGGTTTAATATCAGGTTGGAGACATAGCTTCGTTCCaggaacaaattttctagctcctACAACAGTTTTCAAGCCTGCATCTACTCGACAATAACAGGACACGGAATCAACCTGCAATATGAATGGAATCAGTGCATAATTAATGGAAGAAAAGTGGATGAATATTAAAAGTGTTTCCGAGCATTTTTTTGCTATGACAACACAGATTATGCAGTGAAATACTACAAAATTTTAATACAATTGTAAATGAGAGCTGGTAAAGAaaacatgataaaatatttatcCTTTAAGGCGGCaataaatgcagaattccaATATTTCCAAACAAAAACTTCATCGCAAGTAATTTATCAGCAAGCTCTTAGCACTTGTTTGTATTTTAGTGTGTGCAGTTATACTTATTTTTAGAGGAAAACAAAGTCTTCATAGAAAAACTCATTGAACTATGATATGGCACACATAATTCATTTCAATTTTGCCAGGTGCTCTCCGGCATCACCAGTGCTACCTGAAAGCTCAGATAAGACAAGGTGAAGGTTTTGCTATTAAAGCAGAAGAGAGATTATACAGCTTTGCATGATTGGCTACACATTGCGGGTTGATTCATTTAAACTTCTAATTCTTAAATGGCAGGCGCACCAAAGGGATGGCTCAGGCTTATCATCTGTGACTAAAATGCCTCTGGATTAACTATGCTCCAACAATCACCATTATCAGGAGGTTCGACTTCATGCATCCATATTTTATATCTAATCTATCAAGCTATTGAAGGCAATGAAGGGTAAAAGATGTCCCAATCTCATTATACTTTTACAATGTTCATGCACGAGTTTTTGTATGTTGAATAGTAATTTGCTTTATATTAATGAGATGGTGAGATGGCATTGACCGAAGAAAATCGGAACTTTATGGCATTTGAAGAACATTGAAACTTTATAGATCATCAAAGAAAAGTAAAGTAAGCATGAACACAACCAAAATATACTTTTTGAATTGTAGGACTTGATTGTCTTCCATGCTGAACATGATTCCAGGGTTAGAATTACAAGATTTATTCTACAATTGCTCTTATAAGGACAACTGAATCTAACTTCAGAATTTGTACACTCTGCATTGCAACTTCAAATTCTGTTCAGCAATACCCAATTTGGTAGGACTACAAGTCAAAGGAGGATCCATATAGCAAAAGAATCAAGGAAATAAGCTCATGTTATGTTTGTTCATATAATAAGTTCTTCCATTTTCCTCAACTTTTTcacttaatatattataaattcgTCTATGGTCTTTGTAGGCCATGCTTTTCTAATTTTTACAATTCATGTGGTTTTCAGAAATTTTATCAGATTTTTTTATAACCATTTGTTTGCTACACTATTTTATATGAAGATCCATTACAAAAAATTGGCAGAGGCAAAGGATAGAGCCTGTTGATATGACAGCTGAAATGGTGAGGAAAGTCAGGGAGGGGCAAGCAGGGAGAAAGAACAAAACATAAAAATGTCTAATATCAAttctgaagaaggaacaaacttCTGTCCTAATCAGGTAAAGGTACAGAATGAGAAATTCCAAGAGAAGGTTCGAGTTCTTAGATGGAGGCATGATGATCTCATAAACAGACAGCACAGAGTGCAAACAGTAACAGATGTATCAGATCTGAACAAGGAACAAAATATGGCATAGTAAGCCTCTCGGGATGAGGGATTGATTTAGGAAAATTTATGCATTGTTCAAAAGAAAGAATTAAGGTTAGTCTAAGATTTGACTTTTTAAATGCAGCAAGGTGACAGAATTTACAACTGATATAGACAAAAACCTAGTATATGCAGCTAAAATAAATTCTAGTTGAATCAGCAAGAACTATTAAATTTAGGAACATCCCCCATATATGAGAAAAGATCTTGTCCTCTTCTAATGATCTGGTGTCACACTGCAAATGTATAAGAGAAATGCCTTTTTCCTGATTTTTGcataatttcatcaaatttggctaTGACATACAGTCCAAGTCCTTTTGAACAGCCAAACTAGAGTCCTTTTTCCTCTGATAACTCATTAGAACTCCAATAGATACCTATTTGGTTCTCCACAGGGCATCTTTTTAGATATAACGAGCAGTTTTGTCAGCTtaacttaaaaaataaatggatCAGTTAAAAATCACACTAAATGAAAGAACCACAAAAGCTTACCTTTGTCACACATTACAATTGGAAAGACATGGAACATCGCTAAATCAAAAAGATCTTGCGGAAAAACAATCCTTCACAATGGCTAGAAAGACTAGTTGTTAGAAGCCATAAATGGCCATAACTGAAACATCAGTAGCTACATCAAAGGCATAAAAGAataatgtggagtgattgattaaaaccccatttgattttgatgagctcaaagcatttgagtatatcttgtgattactaatgaattcaattgagtgtttcagtgaaaatcctgtccaagtgtatctagatttggttcatagtattttggataagttaagaagtctgctgaaccaaagtctgaaactcgagtcgactctcgagtatcacgagtcgactccaagcgtatcaagttcactggcacgagctcgagtcgactccagatcagtacgagtcgactccgactgagaacaaacagaaggacagaaagcttcatctcagaacctgtcaacgagtcgactcctgaagtgcgcgagtcgactccaatgttcaccgagtcgactccaggaaagtaagagtcgactccaagcagtcaggcagaaaagtcagagaacgattttcggactctgagattcgagtcgactcccgcaatacgcgagtcgactccgagactgagcgaccatcgacagacagaaaaccatgttactgcctctgagattcgagtcgactcacagacagctcgagtcgactccgagacaagcttcacgtcaaaaggcagaagaccaactttcggaaactgagagccgagtcgactccaaggaagttcgagtcgactccaagactggatgagccaaaagacagagaatcgggagttcgggctctgagattcgagtcgactcccaggacagtcgagtcgactcgagtgaacaaaattcaaaattggatccacggacttcagtggatgagccgactccaaaattgccaggtcagctccagaagttggcgagtcgactccaggtcaagacgagtcgactcccagtcaaatttggaacagttgtcgagtcgactccggaaaagcgtgagtcgactcctgctacagccgagtcgactcctgatcgcgcgagtcaactccaacccaccaacggtcatattgtcaggctgcgcagagtgtgcagaacggccagaaaaaacagagtaacggctagtttccgtgggggttggcttaaatagccacagaggactgtagcaaggcagagaacagatattccactccaagcattcaagttttcaagctctccaagtgcttttaaacgaaaaaggggagatctgcatttactgctccaacaacttcttcccaacaatcaaagcttcctcctcctgcattcaagtcgaccactctttcaaaaggagaccggagttccagaagcatacctcttcaccagcttaaaagcgtttgagggcttctaactcctttatgattatattgttttaaatctgctttttgagaagctattttctgttttcttctatctcttgtatttacttgattcaatcgggggattgaatcaaggggtttaaggttggttggtgagccaagttaaaaccaacgtgtgtaagggtttgattgtgagcccgggaaaacaatcggggttggttctagtcggtgagcctgggaaaaccgaccgagttcgttgtgagctcgtaacaacaagtttggttgtgagcttgcaaaacaaccggctgtaatcca contains these protein-coding regions:
- the LOC103698626 gene encoding F-box/kelch-repeat protein At1g55270-like isoform X1; protein product: MRLLLGIKADAGVVFFDNAGGGRGFRLQFWQEAVPSLEHFCRWFLNPLLGLSFLIDSHSGLCGRMEAAEASPSAHRGVRLQAPLVDSVSCYCRVDAGLKTVVGARKFVPGTKLCLQPDIKPNGPRMRNSRRERCRNQAPLLPGLPDDLAIACLIRVPRAEHPNLRLVCKRWNRLLSGNYFYSLRKKLGMVEEWVYVIKRDRDGKISWHAFDPIYQLWKPLPPVPAEYSEALGFGCAVLSGCYLYLFGGKDQLRGSMRRVVFYNARTNKWNRAPDMLRKRHFFGSCVINNCLYVAGGECEGIHRNLRSAEVYDPNKNRWTFIGEMNTGMVPLIGVVFDGNWFLKGLDSHRQVVSEVYVPTTNTWSPVNDGMVTGWRNPSISFNGRLYASDCRDGCKLRVYDGATDSWNKFMDSKHHLGNSRAFEAAAFVSLNGKLCIIHNNMSITVIDVSNPGKNIETISAHLWETVAGKGHLKTFVANLWSSIAGRSGLKSHIVHCQVLQL
- the LOC103698626 gene encoding F-box/kelch-repeat protein At1g55270-like isoform X4, translating into MDRVDSVSCYCRVDAGLKTVVGARKFVPGTKLCLQPDIKPNGPRMRNSRRERCRNQAPLLPGLPDDLAIACLIRVPRAEHPNLRLVCKRWNRLLSGNYFYSLRKKLGMVEEWVYVIKRDRDGKISWHAFDPIYQLWKPLPPVPAEYSEALGFGCAVLSGCYLYLFGGKDQLRGSMRRVVFYNARTNKWNRAPDMLRKRHFFGSCVINNCLYVAGGECEGIHRNLRSAEVYDPNKNRWTFIGEMNTGMVPLIGVVFDGNWFLKGLDSHRQVVSEVYVPTTNTWSPVNDGMVTGWRNPSISFNGRLYASDCRDGCKLRVYDGATDSWNKFMDSKHHLGNSRAFEAAAFVSLNGKLCIIHNNMSITVIDVSNPGKNIETISAHLWETVAGKGHLKTFVANLWSSIAGRSGLKSHIVHCQVLQL
- the LOC103698626 gene encoding F-box/kelch-repeat protein At1g55270-like isoform X3 — its product is MPVPHQTPKRTLKLNLSHRFRPWYLDGSGRYSFLPESGHLAFLSEVDSVSCYCRVDAGLKTVVGARKFVPGTKLCLQPDIKPNGPRMRNSRRERCRNQAPLLPGLPDDLAIACLIRVPRAEHPNLRLVCKRWNRLLSGNYFYSLRKKLGMVEEWVYVIKRDRDGKISWHAFDPIYQLWKPLPPVPAEYSEALGFGCAVLSGCYLYLFGGKDQLRGSMRRVVFYNARTNKWNRAPDMLRKRHFFGSCVINNCLYVAGGECEGIHRNLRSAEVYDPNKNRWTFIGEMNTGMVPLIGVVFDGNWFLKGLDSHRQVVSEVYVPTTNTWSPVNDGMVTGWRNPSISFNGRLYASDCRDGCKLRVYDGATDSWNKFMDSKHHLGNSRAFEAAAFVSLNGKLCIIHNNMSITVIDVSNPGKNIETISAHLWETVAGKGHLKTFVANLWSSIAGRSGLKSHIVHCQVLQL
- the LOC103698626 gene encoding F-box/kelch-repeat protein At1g55270-like isoform X2; this encodes MPVPHQTPKRTLKLNLSHRFRPWYLDGSGRYSFLPESGHLAFLSEVLKVDSVSCYCRVDAGLKTVVGARKFVPGTKLCLQPDIKPNGPRMRNSRRERCRNQAPLLPGLPDDLAIACLIRVPRAEHPNLRLVCKRWNRLLSGNYFYSLRKKLGMVEEWVYVIKRDRDGKISWHAFDPIYQLWKPLPPVPAEYSEALGFGCAVLSGCYLYLFGGKDQLRGSMRRVVFYNARTNKWNRAPDMLRKRHFFGSCVINNCLYVAGGECEGIHRNLRSAEVYDPNKNRWTFIGEMNTGMVPLIGVVFDGNWFLKGLDSHRQVVSEVYVPTTNTWSPVNDGMVTGWRNPSISFNGRLYASDCRDGCKLRVYDGATDSWNKFMDSKHHLGNSRAFEAAAFVSLNGKLCIIHNNMSITVIDVSNPGKNIETISAHLWETVAGKGHLKTFVANLWSSIAGRSGLKSHIVHCQVLQL